A section of the Ciona intestinalis unplaced genomic scaffold, KH HT000097.1, whole genome shotgun sequence genome encodes:
- the LOC100176706 gene encoding sin3 histone deacetylase corepressor complex component SDS3 → MAGSEYDTFDDDEAKKVHDSDNEDTDDASETDRAKREEATEIKEQIYREKLAQIKQQVALLHAENHPEFCRKQKKLETIHKERQKQLQVYHNYLVAKVEQEHRYEQELAIEEFEAKKTELKGNLISELQEKKKQIETERHSMELTGGFTSSTETKAFTRQLRRRANEPAPTQNEKRRKASPTQINFTLAEDEILQDLKILNKEKPPKDLDRDYVPDQQTINHQDCRLENGKLYFEKRWFHAGQPVFLDYYKDGTRIAAEIVAISDREIWIRKVSDGSKLRIFASQLNRGKCGIKRRTLQ, encoded by the exons ATGGCTGGGTCGGAATACGACACATTCGATGACGATGAAGCAAAGAAAGTTCATG attcCGACAACGAGGATACGGACGATGCGAGCGAGACAGATCGAGCGAAGCGCGAAGAAGCAACCGAGATCAAGGAACAAATTTATCGGGAGAAACTCGCCCAGATTAAACAGCAGGTGGCGCTGTTGCATGCCGAGAACCATCCCGAGTTTTGCCGCAAACAGAAGAAGTTGGAAACGATTCATAAAGAACGACAAAAACAACTTCAAGTTTATCATAATTACCTTGTGGCCAAG GTGGAACAGGAACATCGATACGAACAAGAACTCGCCATCGAAGAATTTGAAGCAAAGAAAACTGAACTAAAAGGAAATTTAATCTCTGAGTTGCAG gaaaaaaagaaacagatTGAAACAGAGCGTCACTCGATGGAGCTAACAGGGGGTTTCACATCGTCAACAGAAACGAAAGCTTTTACCCGGCAACTGCGTCGTCGGGCCAACGAACCAGCGCCCACCCAGAATGAGAAACGTCGTAAAGCGAGTCCGACACAAATCAACTTCACGCTTGCAGAAGATGAAATACTTCAAGATCTCAAG ATTCTAAACAAAGAGAAACCGCCAAAAGATTTAGATCGAGATTACGTTCCCGACCAACAGACCATCAACCATCAGGACTGTCGGTTGGAAAACGGGAAACTATATTTTGAGAAGCGATGGTTTCACGCGGGGCAACCCGTATTCCTTGATTATTATAAAGATGGGACTCGTATTGCAGCGGAAATCGTAGCAATCTCGGATCGTGAGATTTGGATTCGTAAAGTGAGCGACGGATCAAAGCTGCGAATATTTGCGTCGCAACTTAACCGTGGAAAGTGTGGAATCAAGCGCAGAACTTTGCAGTGA